The Candidatus Polarisedimenticolaceae bacterium genome window below encodes:
- a CDS encoding prolyl oligopeptidase family serine peptidase, whose product MSSPPTGRPRAAFPATPKVEAADTYHGVAVADPYRWLEQPSDPDVRAWTSAQNAHTRAYLDAWPGRAALRERIAELTISGPVTYGGLAVGGRSLFALKRQPPLEQPILVVMDDEADPSRERVLFDPTARDAAGRTSIDWFVPSPDGTTIAVSLSVAGTETGDVHLLDADGRPTGEIVPRVNGGTAGGSLAWAPDGRGFYYTRYPRPGERPDEELGFHVHVYFHALGTDPADDRFELGHDLPRIAEIQLQVERSGVVLASVQNGDGGEFQHWLRSVDGAWRAITRYADRCIAARLGSDALYFVSRAEAPRGKVLKLPLARAADRIAGAIEIVPEVVQAIEASFSKEAGLWVGDDRLYVRYQLGGPSRIHVYTQDGRPLGGIATPPLSAVDNLAVLPGGDVLVAHQSFTSPSAWDRFTKDGKAPRATGLGTRSHAGFEDCEVVREHAVSPDGTEIPISVVRRRGLVLDGRNPTILHGYGGYGVCQTPAFRGRMSAWIERGGVFAVAHIRGGGEFGERWHHEGRLASKQNVFDDFAASARALVDAGYTVPSRLALFGGSNGGLLMGAMITQHPGIAGAVVSLVGIYDMLRVEGTPNGAYNVTEFGTVEDPELFTALLAYSPYHRVTEGTHYPPVLLLAGENDPRVDAWQSKKMVARLQTASGSDAPILLRTAAAAGHGVATPLSEQVEEFTDVMAFLHLTLEV is encoded by the coding sequence TTGTCCTCACCCCCCACCGGCCGTCCTCGTGCGGCATTCCCGGCCACGCCGAAAGTCGAAGCAGCGGACACCTATCACGGCGTCGCGGTCGCCGATCCGTACCGGTGGCTCGAGCAGCCCTCCGATCCTGACGTTCGCGCGTGGACCTCGGCGCAGAACGCGCACACCCGCGCCTATCTCGACGCGTGGCCGGGGCGTGCGGCCCTCAGAGAGCGCATTGCGGAGCTGACGATCTCGGGCCCCGTGACCTACGGCGGTCTCGCCGTGGGAGGCCGCTCGCTGTTCGCGCTCAAGCGCCAGCCGCCGCTCGAGCAGCCGATTCTCGTCGTCATGGACGACGAGGCGGATCCCTCTCGCGAGCGCGTTCTCTTCGATCCGACGGCGCGCGATGCCGCGGGGCGGACGTCGATCGACTGGTTCGTTCCCTCTCCGGACGGCACGACGATCGCGGTGTCGTTGTCCGTCGCCGGCACGGAGACCGGAGATGTCCATCTGCTCGACGCCGACGGACGGCCCACCGGTGAGATCGTCCCCCGCGTGAACGGCGGCACGGCCGGAGGGAGCCTCGCCTGGGCGCCCGACGGCCGCGGGTTCTACTACACCCGCTACCCGAGGCCAGGCGAGCGCCCCGACGAGGAGCTCGGCTTTCACGTCCACGTGTACTTTCATGCCCTCGGGACCGACCCGGCGGACGACCGGTTCGAGCTCGGCCACGACCTCCCGCGGATCGCCGAGATCCAGCTCCAGGTGGAACGCTCCGGCGTCGTCCTGGCAAGCGTGCAGAACGGCGACGGGGGTGAGTTCCAGCATTGGCTCCGGAGCGTCGACGGCGCCTGGCGAGCGATCACGCGTTACGCCGACCGATGCATCGCGGCGCGCCTGGGCTCGGATGCGCTCTACTTCGTCTCGCGCGCCGAGGCGCCGCGCGGAAAGGTGCTGAAGCTCCCGCTCGCGCGCGCCGCCGACCGGATCGCCGGCGCGATCGAGATCGTTCCCGAGGTCGTGCAGGCGATCGAAGCCTCTTTCTCGAAGGAGGCCGGCCTCTGGGTCGGCGACGACCGGCTCTACGTCCGGTACCAGCTCGGCGGCCCGAGCCGCATCCATGTCTACACGCAGGATGGCCGGCCGCTGGGCGGCATCGCCACACCGCCCTTGTCGGCGGTGGACAACCTCGCCGTCCTCCCTGGCGGGGACGTGCTCGTCGCGCACCAGTCGTTCACGTCGCCGAGCGCCTGGGACCGGTTCACGAAGGACGGGAAGGCTCCGCGTGCGACCGGACTGGGCACGCGCTCTCACGCGGGCTTCGAAGACTGCGAGGTCGTCCGCGAGCACGCTGTGTCGCCCGACGGAACGGAGATCCCGATCAGCGTCGTGAGGCGGCGCGGGCTCGTGCTCGACGGACGCAACCCGACGATCCTCCACGGCTACGGCGGGTACGGCGTCTGCCAGACCCCCGCGTTTCGCGGACGCATGAGCGCATGGATCGAGCGGGGCGGCGTCTTCGCGGTCGCGCACATCCGCGGGGGCGGCGAGTTCGGCGAGCGGTGGCATCACGAAGGGCGTCTCGCGAGCAAGCAGAACGTCTTCGACGACTTCGCGGCGTCGGCCCGCGCGCTCGTGGACGCGGGTTACACCGTGCCCTCGCGCCTGGCGCTCTTCGGCGGAAGCAACGGCGGCCTCCTCATGGGCGCGATGATCACCCAGCACCCGGGGATCGCGGGCGCCGTCGTCTCCCTCGTCGGGATCTACGACATGCTTCGCGTCGAGGGCACGCCGAACGGTGCGTACAACGTCACCGAGTTCGGCACGGTCGAGGATCCGGAGCTGTTCACGGCGCTCCTCGCGTACTCGCCGTACCACCGTGTCACCGAGGGGACGCACTACCCGCCGGTGCTCCTTCTCGCCGGCGAGAACGACCCGCGCGTCGACGCCTGGCAGAGCAAGAAGATGGTCGCCAGGCTCCAGACCGCGTCGGGAAGCGATGCGCCGATCCTCCTCCGGACCGCCGCCGCGGCCGGACACGGCGTCGCGACCCCGCTCTCGGAGCAGGTCGAGGAATTCACCGACGTCATGGCGTTCCTCCACCTGACGCTCGAGGTGTGA
- a CDS encoding HupE/UreJ family protein: MPRRALPLGATLVLLATASAAAHEMRPAYLEIRQTSPGRGALVWRTPAPVALELPAGLRTLDDAVVAEPGGLRVERRDLDLGASGFDGRRIAFPGLEAAGIDVIVRIVRTDGTATTAVVHPGRPWIEIAAARSRLATLGDFVVQGIRHILTGPDHLLFVFGLVFLVRTPWRLAKTITGFTLAHSLTLAIATIGGVRVPAPPLEAAIALSILFLGPEIVRARRGETSFTIRNPWVVAFAFGLLHGFGFASGLAVVGLPHADIPPALLGFNGGVEIGQLAFVAVVLIAGRAVRALGVAWPRFAEAIPAYAVGSLGAFWLIERVAAMVGS, translated from the coding sequence GTGCCGCGCCGGGCCCTTCCGCTCGGCGCGACGCTCGTCCTGCTCGCCACCGCTTCCGCCGCGGCGCACGAGATGCGTCCGGCGTACCTCGAGATCCGCCAGACTTCGCCCGGGCGCGGCGCGCTCGTGTGGAGGACGCCGGCTCCGGTCGCGCTGGAGCTTCCGGCCGGCCTGCGCACCCTCGACGATGCCGTCGTCGCGGAGCCCGGCGGCCTCCGGGTCGAACGCCGCGACCTCGACCTCGGCGCCTCTGGGTTCGACGGCCGGCGCATCGCGTTCCCCGGGCTCGAAGCCGCCGGGATCGACGTCATCGTCCGCATCGTGCGGACCGACGGTACGGCGACGACCGCGGTCGTCCATCCCGGCCGCCCCTGGATCGAGATCGCCGCCGCGCGGAGCCGCCTCGCAACCCTCGGCGATTTCGTCGTGCAAGGGATCCGGCACATCCTGACCGGCCCGGACCACCTCCTCTTCGTGTTCGGGCTCGTCTTCCTCGTGCGCACACCGTGGAGGCTCGCCAAGACCATCACGGGCTTCACGCTCGCGCACAGCCTCACGCTGGCGATCGCGACGATCGGCGGCGTCCGCGTCCCGGCGCCGCCGCTCGAGGCGGCGATCGCGCTCTCGATCCTCTTCCTCGGCCCCGAGATCGTCCGCGCGCGGCGCGGCGAGACGAGCTTCACGATCCGCAACCCCTGGGTCGTCGCGTTCGCGTTCGGCCTCCTTCACGGGTTCGGCTTCGCGAGCGGGCTCGCCGTCGTGGGCTTGCCGCACGCCGACATCCCGCCGGCGCTCCTCGGCTTCAACGGCGGCGTCGAGATCGGACAGCTCGCGTTCGTGGCGGTCGTCTTGATCGCGGGGCGCGCCGTGCGCGCGCTGGGCGTCGCGTGGCCGCGCTTCGCCGAGGCGATCCCCGCCTATGCCGTCGGATCGCTCGGCGCGTTCTGGCTCATCGAGCGGGTCGCGGCGATGGTGGGAAGCTGA
- a CDS encoding pyridoxal phosphate-dependent aminotransferase gives MSGSRVVGSVYMDWAKRKQVAPHTLAVSGIMGLSWDELGATEADLALDGLVGYGHGPLLEAFAAKSKVGPERIVLASGTSGANHLALATLLADGGEVALESPVYEPVESLVRYLGAPVRAFPRRHENGFRIDPDDVARAVTPRTKAIVLSNLHNPSSAMVDEKTLRALGALADRVGAKVVADEVYLDAAFEAAAPSVASLGDAYVVTTSLTKVYGLGGLRAGWIVAEPGLAERMWSLKNLFGVNEANPAERLAVVALKKSDAILARTRRILDANRAVWDAFLAGRHDLEVERLPYGTTSFPRVLSGSADRLCEILRERYETSLVPGRFFGAGDHVRLGLCGDPGRFPAAIERLGAALDDLKRG, from the coding sequence ATGAGCGGATCGCGGGTCGTCGGCTCCGTCTACATGGACTGGGCCAAGCGAAAGCAGGTCGCCCCTCACACTCTCGCCGTGTCGGGGATCATGGGCCTGAGCTGGGACGAGCTGGGCGCGACCGAGGCCGACCTCGCGCTCGACGGGCTCGTGGGCTACGGCCACGGGCCGCTCCTCGAGGCATTTGCCGCGAAGTCGAAGGTCGGCCCCGAGCGGATCGTGCTCGCCTCCGGAACCTCGGGCGCGAACCACCTGGCGCTCGCCACGCTCCTCGCCGACGGCGGCGAGGTCGCGCTCGAGTCTCCGGTGTACGAGCCGGTCGAGAGCCTCGTCCGTTACCTCGGCGCACCCGTGCGGGCGTTTCCCCGCCGGCACGAGAACGGGTTTCGCATCGATCCCGACGACGTCGCGCGCGCGGTGACACCGCGCACGAAGGCGATCGTGCTCTCGAACCTCCACAACCCGTCGTCCGCGATGGTCGACGAGAAGACACTGCGCGCTCTCGGCGCGCTCGCGGATCGTGTGGGCGCCAAGGTCGTCGCCGACGAGGTCTACCTCGATGCCGCCTTCGAGGCGGCGGCGCCGTCCGTCGCCTCGCTCGGCGACGCCTACGTCGTGACGACGAGCCTCACCAAGGTGTACGGGCTCGGCGGCCTCCGCGCCGGCTGGATCGTCGCCGAGCCCGGGCTCGCGGAGCGGATGTGGTCGCTCAAGAACCTCTTCGGCGTCAACGAGGCCAACCCCGCGGAGCGGCTCGCCGTCGTCGCCTTGAAGAAGAGCGACGCGATCCTCGCGCGGACGCGGAGGATCCTCGACGCGAACCGCGCGGTGTGGGACGCGTTCCTCGCAGGGCGCCACGATCTCGAGGTCGAGCGGCTTCCCTACGGGACGACGTCGTTCCCGCGCGTTCTGTCCGGCTCCGCGGACCGGCTCTGCGAGATCCTCCGTGAGCGCTACGAGACGTCGCTCGTCCCCGGCCGGTTCTTCGGAGCCGGCGATCATGTGCGTCTCGGGCTATGCGGCGACCCCGGCCGCTTTCCCGCCGCGATCGAGCGCCTCGGCGCCGCGCTCGACGATCTGAAGCGAGGCTAG
- a CDS encoding amino acid permease: MERATAKLGLRDTALLVMGGIVGSGIFMNPAVVARDAPSAVAVLGAWVLGGLVALAGGFIWAELAARRPGIGGQYGYLRDGVHPLAGFLYGWSNLLVVQTGGMAAVAVTFAIYTHATVALPWAPKITAVLTLAVLTVVNLAGVRAGGAVQSAFMVAKIVAIGALVVCGLFLAAPNPVAAETLARPTFRAFFAAMIAVMFAYGGWATATFVSGEIEDQARTLPRALLLGTIGVVALYLGVNAACLKTLGVQGLAASAAPAVDVVAKVIGSHAARVIAVVVAISAFGFLAQGMLSCPRVYYAMAKDRLFFERVGRVNPKTGVPDVAIALQGLLTIITALSGSYDELLSWVVTVDFVFLSATAATLFVFRARDPRRTAPATPLQPLTTVFFIVLCLAVVVSTFVEHPRQSCFGWLLIGAGVPVYGLWRRKTS; encoded by the coding sequence ATGGAGAGGGCGACCGCGAAGCTCGGCCTGCGCGACACGGCGCTGCTCGTCATGGGCGGGATCGTCGGTTCCGGGATCTTCATGAACCCCGCCGTCGTCGCGCGCGATGCGCCGTCGGCGGTCGCGGTGCTCGGCGCGTGGGTCCTGGGCGGACTCGTCGCGCTCGCCGGCGGCTTCATCTGGGCCGAGCTCGCCGCGCGCCGCCCCGGGATCGGCGGCCAGTACGGTTATCTGCGCGACGGCGTCCACCCGCTCGCCGGCTTCCTTTATGGATGGTCGAACCTCCTCGTCGTCCAGACCGGCGGGATGGCGGCGGTCGCCGTGACGTTCGCCATCTACACGCACGCGACCGTCGCCCTGCCGTGGGCGCCGAAGATCACCGCCGTGCTCACGCTCGCCGTCCTGACCGTGGTGAACCTCGCCGGCGTGCGGGCCGGGGGCGCGGTGCAGAGCGCCTTCATGGTCGCGAAGATCGTGGCGATCGGCGCGCTCGTCGTGTGCGGGCTCTTCCTGGCGGCGCCGAATCCGGTGGCCGCGGAGACGCTTGCGCGCCCGACCTTCCGGGCGTTCTTCGCGGCGATGATCGCGGTGATGTTCGCCTACGGCGGATGGGCGACCGCGACGTTCGTGTCGGGCGAGATCGAGGACCAGGCGCGAACGCTTCCGCGCGCGCTCCTCCTCGGCACGATCGGCGTCGTCGCGCTGTACCTCGGCGTGAACGCGGCGTGCCTGAAGACGCTCGGCGTGCAGGGCCTCGCGGCGAGCGCCGCGCCGGCGGTCGACGTCGTCGCCAAGGTCATCGGCTCCCACGCGGCGCGGGTCATCGCCGTCGTCGTGGCGATCTCCGCGTTCGGATTCCTCGCGCAGGGGATGCTCTCGTGCCCCCGCGTCTACTACGCCATGGCGAAGGATCGCCTCTTCTTCGAGCGCGTCGGGCGCGTGAACCCGAAGACCGGCGTGCCGGACGTCGCGATCGCGCTCCAGGGCCTCTTGACGATCATCACCGCGCTCTCGGGCTCCTACGACGAGCTCCTGAGCTGGGTCGTCACCGTCGACTTCGTGTTCCTGTCCGCAACCGCGGCGACGCTCTTCGTGTTTCGCGCCCGCGATCCCCGGCGGACCGCACCGGCGACGCCGCTCCAGCCGCTGACGACGGTCTTCTTCATCGTGCTCTGCCTCGCGGTCGTCGTGAGCACGTTCGTCGAGCACCCGCGGCAGTCCTGCTTCGGGTGGCTCCTCATCGGGGCCGGTGTGCCGGTCTACGGGCTGTGGAGGCGGAAGACGTCATGA
- a CDS encoding M2 family metallopeptidase — MLRRLAVAFAAVLCLRSASAAPADKPPTPEEAKAFIERAESSLLSLWIDAERASWVYETFITDDTEKIQAEARQKVIDETVRLSKEAQRFKGLTLPDDVARKFRLLPISLSLVAPSDPAKSRELSEIAAQMEGIYGKAKYCPPGKECLDIGGISERLASSRDPKELTEIWEGWHAIAKPIRPKYERFVTLANEGAREIGFDDLGALWRSGYDMPPAAFAKEMDRLWSQVKPLYDALHCYVRRRLAETYGPALVPPGKPIPAQLLGNLWAQSWGNVYPLVAPPGGDRGYDLTKLLADKNVDAKGLVRYGEGFFKSLGFPSLPGTFWERSQFVKPRDRDVVCHASAWDIDWKDDLRLKMCIQLNDEDFVTVHHELGHNFYQRAYNAQPPLFAQGANDGFHEGIGDAIALSATPAYLVKIGLLDKVPAGSSDLPYLMKMALDKVAFLPFGLVVDQWRWKVFSGEITPASYNKAWWDLKLKYQGVVPPSPRTENDFDPGAKYHVPANTPYARYFLAAILQFQFHRALCKEAGITGPLDQCSIYGNKKAGEKFASMLSMGTSKPWPDELAALSGERSMDASALLEYFAPLKAWLDEQNKGQVCGW; from the coding sequence ATGTTGCGTCGTCTCGCTGTCGCCTTCGCCGCCGTCCTCTGCCTGCGCTCGGCATCCGCCGCGCCGGCCGACAAGCCGCCGACACCCGAGGAGGCCAAGGCCTTCATCGAGCGTGCCGAGTCGAGCCTCCTCTCCCTCTGGATCGACGCGGAGCGCGCTTCGTGGGTGTACGAGACCTTCATCACCGACGACACGGAGAAGATCCAGGCCGAGGCGCGTCAGAAGGTCATCGATGAAACGGTCCGGCTCTCCAAGGAAGCGCAGCGGTTCAAGGGCCTCACGCTTCCCGACGACGTCGCGCGCAAGTTCCGGCTGCTGCCGATCTCGCTCTCGCTCGTCGCGCCGTCCGACCCGGCGAAGAGCCGCGAGCTGTCGGAGATCGCGGCGCAGATGGAAGGGATCTACGGCAAGGCCAAGTACTGCCCGCCGGGCAAAGAGTGCCTCGACATCGGCGGCATCTCCGAGCGGCTCGCGTCGAGCCGCGACCCGAAGGAGCTGACCGAGATCTGGGAGGGCTGGCACGCGATCGCGAAGCCGATCCGTCCGAAGTACGAGCGGTTCGTGACGCTGGCCAACGAAGGAGCTCGCGAGATCGGCTTTGACGACCTGGGCGCGCTCTGGCGCTCCGGTTACGACATGCCGCCCGCCGCCTTCGCCAAGGAGATGGACCGTCTCTGGTCGCAGGTGAAGCCGCTCTACGACGCGCTCCACTGCTACGTCCGCCGCCGTTTGGCGGAGACGTACGGCCCGGCGCTCGTCCCTCCCGGCAAGCCGATCCCCGCGCAGCTCCTCGGGAACCTGTGGGCGCAGAGCTGGGGCAACGTCTATCCCCTCGTCGCGCCGCCGGGCGGCGATCGCGGCTACGACCTCACCAAGCTCCTGGCCGACAAGAACGTCGACGCGAAGGGGCTCGTGCGGTACGGCGAGGGCTTCTTCAAGTCGCTCGGCTTCCCGTCGCTCCCGGGCACCTTCTGGGAGCGGTCGCAGTTCGTGAAGCCCCGTGACCGCGACGTCGTCTGCCACGCGAGCGCGTGGGACATTGACTGGAAGGACGATCTTCGCCTGAAGATGTGCATCCAGCTCAACGACGAGGACTTCGTCACGGTGCACCACGAGCTGGGCCACAACTTCTATCAGCGCGCGTACAACGCGCAGCCGCCGCTCTTCGCGCAGGGCGCGAACGACGGCTTCCACGAGGGGATCGGCGACGCGATCGCCCTCTCGGCGACGCCGGCGTACCTCGTCAAGATCGGACTCCTCGACAAGGTTCCGGCCGGGAGCAGCGACCTCCCCTACCTGATGAAGATGGCGCTCGACAAGGTCGCCTTCCTCCCGTTCGGTCTCGTGGTCGATCAGTGGCGCTGGAAGGTCTTCTCGGGAGAGATCACCCCGGCGAGCTACAACAAGGCGTGGTGGGACCTCAAGCTCAAGTATCAGGGGGTCGTGCCGCCTTCGCCGCGCACCGAGAACGACTTCGACCCGGGCGCGAAGTACCACGTGCCCGCGAACACTCCCTACGCGCGCTACTTCCTCGCCGCGATCCTCCAGTTCCAGTTCCATCGCGCGCTCTGCAAGGAAGCGGGGATCACGGGACCGCTCGACCAGTGCTCGATCTACGGGAACAAGAAGGCTGGCGAGAAGTTTGCCTCGATGCTCTCAATGGGAACGTCGAAGCCGTGGCCCGACGAGCTGGCCGCGCTCTCGGGCGAGCGGTCGATGGATGCGAGCGCCCTCCTCGAGTACTTCGCGCCTCTCAAGGCGTGGCTGGACGAGCAGAACAAGGGCCAGGTCTGCGGCTGGTAA